GCTTTGGATATTTTCCGAGATACAGTAGCTGCAAGAGTCCATGATTACAGTCTGCAAGCCACGATCGTCGATAGTCAAACGCCTGACCAACTTAGCGGAGAGTTACTAGGTGGCAATGCATCGTGTACGGTGATTGCAGCATCGGATTTGGCGATTGCAAAATCTGGCACAGTTAATCTAGAAATTGCACTATTGAATGTGCCTCAGGTGGTTGTGTATCGCCTTAACCCGCTGACAGCTTGGCTGGCTCGTAACCTGTTCAACTTTTCAGTGCCCTTCGTTGCGCCACCCAACTTGGTACAGATGAAACCAATCGTACCGGAACTACTGCAAGAAGATGCTACAGCAGATAATATTTTTCAGACTAGTTTTGACTTATTGCACAATCAAGAGCGTCGGCAGCAAATGCTGACAGGCTATGCGGAGATGCGTCAGGCCCTGGGAGAACCTGGAGCCTGCGATCGAGCAGCTCAAGAAATTCTCCAAATGCTACCTGCCACCTCTTAGGGGAGGACGACGATCAACCAAGTCTGCAAATTTGCGGCGTTGCTCAGGGGTGAGAATGGCTCGCATCTCTAACAAACTGTTAAAGTGTAATTCTGCAAGCTCTTGGCGAGCGGCTTGCACCTGTCGGAACTGTTGTCGGAGTTGGTCGGCTGAAGCATCTCCAGACATGAGCGATCGTAATTGCTGCTGGGCCTCTGCGACAGCTCGCTTACGTTGCTCAATTTGTCCCTGATAGCGGTTGCGAATAGCCTGAATTTGCCGAGTCTGTTGGGGTGAAAGATTCAATTCTCGTAGTAGATCACCCCTGCGCCGTTGAGCAACCACAGGTGGAACATCACCGGGAAATGCCCACGTAAATGGAGCAGTTGCCGCACCTAGCAAGGTTAGTAATAGAGTCAGGGTAGGCAGTGAACGCATGGCTTTCACGGGTAATCAGCAGTAAGTAACGAAGATGTCACAGCATTAAAAATTCATCGCTACAGAGTCATGGGTGGGCTGAACTGAATCTGTCCAGCTTTTTTCTATGAAGGATTCTAACTCAGCGACTTCTTGAGGGGTGAGGGCAGGGGGAGTCAGCAGCCGATAGGTAGCCCAGCCTGCTAGGGTAATGGCAGCGATTGCAGCAGGCACCACCCGCGTTAACCAGCGCACTCGTGGTATTTGATCTAGCCGATGCTGAGCAGTAATGGCCTGCATAAGCCGCGCTTCCAGACCAGGGGTCGGCTCTGGAGCAACTGGGCGATATTGCTTCAGAAAGGCAGTTAATGCTTGATCGTCATCGGGCGGTTGCATAGGATAACGGGTCATAATTGAACTCCTTCCGTTTTCAGGAATTGGCGCATAGCAGCACGAGCGTGGAATAATCGCGATTTGACAGTCCCCACAGGAATACCCAGAATATCTGCAACTTCCTTCTGGGGGATTTCCTCCAGGTCGTGCATGATGAGTACACTACGATGCTCAAGGCTAAGGGTAGTTAGTCCCCGTTGTACTAGATCCTGGTAGTGCAAATGCATCAGGTCAACTACTGGCTGCTCTGTAGGAGCATTATCGGTCAACCGTTGTTGGCGCGATCGAGCCTTAGCAAAATCCT
This Cyanobacteriota bacterium DNA region includes the following protein-coding sequences:
- a CDS encoding Spy/CpxP family protein refolding chaperone; amino-acid sequence: MRSLPTLTLLLTLLGAATAPFTWAFPGDVPPVVAQRRRGDLLRELNLSPQQTRQIQAIRNRYQGQIEQRKRAVAEAQQQLRSLMSGDASADQLRQQFRQVQAARQELAELHFNSLLEMRAILTPEQRRKFADLVDRRPPLRGGR
- a CDS encoding sigma-70 family RNA polymerase sigma factor; this translates as MNQEPEGESIGDADYDLVRQCLEGQTHCFRHLYRRHHQRVRSILYQLCGTSVLDDLVQEVFLRAWKGLPKFRQNAKFSTWLYRIAWNVASDQRQDFAKARSRQQRLTDNAPTEQPVVDLMHLHYQDLVQRGLTTLSLEHRSVLIMHDLEEIPQKEVADILGIPVGTVKSRLFHARAAMRQFLKTEGVQL